In Paraburkholderia flagellata, a genomic segment contains:
- a CDS encoding alpha/beta hydrolase, with product MNDTTSTPTLTFQGSAGRIEAVVDKPANLSPSGIAIITHPHPLQGGTAHHKVPHALARSFQRLGWLAVRPNFRGVGGTDGVHDSGFGETEDILQIVETLRQEYPDTRLALAGFSFGAFVQARVANKLSAEGATPAYTILAGTPSGTIQGERCYETPAVPRDTLVIHGGADPVAPLANLMQWAQPQHLPIVVLPGANHFLTGYLDIFVSIVERHIAPTR from the coding sequence ATGAACGACACAACTTCGACTCCCACATTGACGTTTCAGGGATCCGCTGGCCGGATTGAAGCGGTGGTCGACAAGCCGGCAAATTTGTCGCCCAGTGGGATTGCGATCATCACCCATCCCCATCCGCTGCAGGGAGGGACGGCGCATCACAAGGTCCCGCACGCTCTCGCTCGTTCCTTCCAGCGCCTCGGCTGGCTGGCAGTACGTCCAAACTTTCGAGGCGTAGGCGGTACCGACGGCGTGCATGACAGCGGATTCGGGGAAACCGAGGATATCCTGCAGATCGTTGAAACGCTACGCCAGGAATATCCTGATACGCGACTTGCCCTCGCCGGCTTTTCGTTTGGAGCCTTTGTGCAAGCGCGAGTCGCGAACAAGTTGTCAGCGGAAGGTGCAACGCCCGCGTACACGATCCTGGCGGGAACCCCCTCCGGCACCATACAAGGAGAGCGCTGCTATGAGACGCCAGCGGTTCCCAGGGACACTCTCGTTATACATGGTGGAGCCGACCCCGTCGCCCCACTCGCAAACTTGATGCAGTGGGCGCAACCTCAGCACCTCCCTATTGTCGTCCTTCCGGGAGCGAACCACTTTTTGACCGGTTACCTGGACATCTTTGTTTCCATTGTCGAACGACACATAGCGCCGACACGATAG
- a CDS encoding FUSC family protein, whose protein sequence is MKSTLTPLTTLLQDVVRDLHDLTVFNPRTVDELEAALAVIVTVLCAHLLGERNIGWAAFSAYMVMRAHASSTVRRGVLRVAGTIVGAALACAIPSQSASSPVCIAIALLAVSTFTLYLALTEQNGYAWLFAGITFCMVLTAALEDKTTNLTLFAMNRVVEVLTGTVCCIVISSLSTTFIRRTLSGAYWTPPLQEVAASARRWHFGAFLHALKGGIALALIPLISHLIQVPSPVQAGTTVLAVTMVPMSQLASAGGPTRSRMMHRFIGCLSGGSIATIALLLCHSSVLALALVLVGGVIVGRHIENSTTGANYIGTQFALAFLVVLVPDHYLTIDVGPGVERFLGVLCGISILYPVLVLGRPLHSLSNAQFFR, encoded by the coding sequence ATGAAAAGCACCCTAACGCCGCTCACCACCCTGCTCCAAGACGTAGTGAGGGACCTGCACGACCTCACGGTATTCAACCCGCGTACGGTAGATGAACTTGAAGCCGCGCTCGCTGTCATCGTTACGGTTCTGTGTGCTCACCTCCTCGGTGAACGCAATATCGGTTGGGCGGCATTCAGCGCTTATATGGTCATGCGCGCACATGCGTCGTCGACTGTCCGTAGGGGTGTCCTTCGCGTCGCAGGAACCATTGTGGGCGCCGCACTCGCTTGCGCAATCCCGTCGCAGTCAGCATCATCGCCCGTTTGCATAGCCATTGCACTACTCGCAGTAAGCACGTTCACCCTTTATCTCGCGCTGACTGAGCAGAACGGCTACGCCTGGCTGTTCGCGGGGATCACCTTTTGCATGGTCCTGACCGCGGCACTTGAGGACAAAACAACCAATCTGACGCTCTTCGCAATGAATCGCGTTGTCGAAGTGCTAACCGGGACTGTCTGTTGTATCGTGATCAGCTCCCTGTCGACGACATTCATTCGACGTACTCTGTCCGGAGCATACTGGACCCCGCCATTGCAGGAGGTCGCTGCGTCAGCGCGCAGATGGCACTTCGGTGCATTCCTTCATGCCCTGAAAGGTGGGATTGCTCTTGCCTTAATTCCGCTCATATCACACCTGATTCAAGTTCCATCGCCAGTTCAAGCCGGAACCACGGTGCTTGCCGTCACGATGGTCCCAATGAGTCAGTTGGCGTCAGCCGGTGGTCCAACGCGATCTCGAATGATGCACCGCTTTATTGGATGCCTAAGCGGGGGAAGTATTGCCACCATCGCACTGTTGCTCTGCCACAGCTCGGTCCTGGCACTGGCACTCGTACTTGTTGGTGGGGTGATTGTTGGACGCCATATCGAAAACTCCACGACCGGGGCCAACTACATCGGCACCCAGTTCGCGCTCGCGTTTCTTGTCGTTCTGGTACCGGATCACTATCTGACAATCGACGTTGGCCCTGGCGTGGAACGATTTCTTGGCGTCCTATGCGGAATTTCGATCCTTTATCCGGTGCTAGTACTCGGGAGGCCTCTACACAGCCTGTCGAACGCTCAGTTCTTCAGATAG